The following proteins are encoded in a genomic region of Cryptomeria japonica chromosome 11, Sugi_1.0, whole genome shotgun sequence:
- the LOC131034630 gene encoding F-box/kelch-repeat protein At5g15710-like, with protein MDAEYVGVVENADEDLGSSEILLPTMKKRKYIVRNERNDEESVWSECPNHMIEMMFSSLPVEFSSRFRIVCKEWNTLLSSNRFLSLIPERNPWILFCNETHAIAYCILRQSWKTISLRFLPSRITKSLSQLGRSLFYISGAGLLLFEITEPRRKHMICNPLTSTYKYLPVVIAKNINVGAIMENGESYKIVGLSKKENPSCIQIYHCFEKKWQIEVELPLPKEDFDILSILCPKGFLICTSYDLEFVVWNMEDKRPQLVTFPEANLSILGDRINSWNSQVVVCGSSFLFVVTYLEMDSDDKVVNCEVVVWELEWEKEDRSLWSWKEMTRMPPHMCRQFIKVGYSPKPTKELPIFECSIIGVGNFLCFIGVHGSIKLFIYDLDQRCWSPIRLPQLMRLNRYHAICDFQVKPGMKV; from the coding sequence ATGGATGCCGAATATGTGGGTGTTGTTGAAAATGCAGACGAAGATCTAGGGAGCTCTGAAATATTGTTGCCTACAATGAAGAAGAGAAAGTATATTGTACGCAATGAGAGAAATGACGAAGAATCAGTTTGGTCTGAATGCCCTAATCATATGATTGAGATGATGTTTTCTAGCCTACCGGTCGAGTTCAGTTCTCGATTTCGCATTGTGTGCAAAGAATGGAATACGCTCTTATCCTCTAATAGATTTCTCTCTTTAATTCCAGAGAGAAATCCATGGATTCTCTTCTGCAATGAAACGCATGCCATAGCCTACTGTATACTCAGGCAATCGTGGAAGACTATTTCCCTTCGTTTCTTGCCAAGCCGAATAACTAAAAGTCTCTCACAGCTAGGCCGTTCACTTTTTTATATTTCAGGTGCAGGCCTTCTGCTATTCGAGATCACAGAGCCTCGGAGAAAACATATGATCTGTAATCCACTTACAAGCACATACAAATATCTTCCCGTTGTCATAGCAAAGAATATAAATGTAGGGGCAATAATGGAGAACGGAGAGTCCTACAAAATTGTGGGTCTATCGAAAAAAGAAAACCCCAGTTGCATACAAATTTATcattgctttgaaaagaaatggcAGATTGAAGTTGAGTTGCCTTTGCCCAAAGAGGATTTTGATATTCTTTCTATTTTGTGTCCCAAGGGTTTTCTCATCTGTACTTCATATGATTTGGAATTTGTGGTTTGGAACATGGAAGATAAGCGACCGCAACTAGTGACCTTTCCAGAGGCGAATCTATCAATTCTGGGGGATAGGATAAACTCATGGAACTCTCAAGTGGTTGTATGTGGGTCATCGTTCCTGTTTGTAGTAACATATCTGGAAATGGACTCAGATGACAAAGTAGTGAACTGTGAGGTGGTTGTATGGGAATTGGAATGGGAAAAGGAGGATAGGTCACTATGGAGTTGGAAGGAGATGACAAGAATGCCTCCTCATATGTGCCGTCAATTTATAAAGGTGGGGTATTCACCGAAACCAACTAAAGAGCTTCCTATTTTTGAGTGCAGCATTATAGGGGTAGGTAATTTTCTCTGCTTCATAGGTGTGCATGGTAGCATAAAGCTGTTTATCTATGATTTAGATCAGAGGTGCTGGAGTCCGATCAGGCTTCCTCAGTTAATGAGACTTAATAGGTATCACGCAATTTGTGACTTTCAAGTTAAGCCAGGTATGAAAGTATAG